From the genome of Bacteroidales bacterium, one region includes:
- a CDS encoding insulinase family protein, whose translation MNLSSHNNLTTKTLKNGFTVILNEDHRLPKVFGLVVTKAGGKDDLANATGMAHYMEHMLFKGTTKLGTLDWEKEKPHIDNIFKLYDLLSATKDEEKRKEIQTQINKESLEAAQYGILNEMSNLVYRMGGTKLNAFTSPDITVFFNEFPPNQINRWIDLYSHRFQEPVFRAFQAELEVVYEEKNMYEDQFQTKLIESFNRYMFKKHPYGQRSLIGTKEDLKNPSLTKMYEFFKTWYVANNMALVLSGDFNTDEVMPMIEDKFGQLKSAKLPERTKYIEEPFKGREVYSEKLSPIKMNLMGFRVPADGEEEKPVMDLICKMLNNSTQTGYLDQLSLDNKLLAAVAMQIPYHDYGSLIVMAIPKLIGQSHENAENLAIEQIQRITKGDFTETFLETIKNEFYSEEQQKLESLQEKSLALAFAFTKGLDLNTIFNRAEIIKKITSDDVKKVASKYFGDNYLVLQSKMGKPPVDKIDKPGYKPIMSNTQEVSEYQKHFNTIKPKELDYKPIDFLKDIQEREIYKNYKVFRTANNVNDIFTLQILFCVGTEKIKRLDLATSYMNLTGTKEFDSNQLKLEFAKLGATYTFDVNDSYTSINVVGIEKNLPKVLQLLNKLINEPIADNSKISTIYENEKANREIEHKEPDNVANALLHYALYNKKSKYIDRDKLSDIKKLKATHLIEVFKSATQYAIEIFFAGNTDIGELCEHARNNLNFSENLKDTDSPIYKPTATYPENTLFFTNKKKAKQAKIFFTTKSELSKQEYAMLNAFNVYIGGGFSGLLAQEIREYRSMAYAVGGSFKIPKKQNDPVHFTAYVGTQSDKANEAIEILNSIIRDMPQKPERIEMIKEYLISKALTDKPDFRNLIPEVKKWKNQGYETDPFNELTEYYKNLTWDKLYEFYNRMLKNNKFAIVVVGDKSRISINQLNKYGKIKEISENKLFTK comes from the coding sequence ATGAACTTATCTTCACATAACAACTTAACAACAAAAACACTAAAAAACGGATTTACCGTAATTCTGAACGAAGACCACAGACTACCAAAAGTTTTTGGACTTGTTGTAACAAAAGCAGGCGGCAAAGATGACCTGGCAAACGCAACAGGAATGGCTCACTATATGGAGCATATGCTTTTTAAAGGCACTACCAAACTTGGAACGTTAGACTGGGAGAAAGAGAAACCACATATCGATAATATATTTAAGCTATATGATTTATTATCAGCGACAAAAGACGAAGAAAAAAGAAAAGAAATTCAGACACAGATAAACAAAGAGTCACTGGAGGCTGCACAATACGGCATTCTGAATGAAATGAGTAATTTGGTTTACAGAATGGGCGGAACAAAACTTAACGCCTTTACTTCGCCCGATATAACGGTGTTTTTCAACGAGTTTCCGCCAAACCAAATCAATCGCTGGATTGACCTATATTCACACCGTTTTCAGGAACCTGTTTTTAGGGCTTTTCAAGCCGAACTCGAAGTTGTTTACGAGGAAAAAAATATGTACGAAGACCAATTCCAAACAAAGCTTATCGAAAGTTTTAATCGCTACATGTTTAAAAAGCACCCATACGGACAACGCTCATTAATAGGCACTAAGGAGGATTTGAAAAACCCCAGTCTTACCAAGATGTACGAATTTTTCAAAACTTGGTATGTAGCTAATAATATGGCTCTTGTATTGTCAGGCGACTTCAATACAGATGAAGTAATGCCAATGATTGAGGATAAATTTGGTCAACTTAAAAGCGCAAAATTGCCAGAGCGTACAAAATATATCGAAGAGCCATTCAAAGGGCGCGAAGTATATAGCGAAAAGCTGTCGCCTATAAAAATGAATCTGATGGGTTTCCGCGTTCCCGCAGATGGCGAAGAAGAAAAACCTGTTATGGACCTGATTTGCAAGATGTTAAACAATTCAACACAAACGGGTTACCTCGACCAACTTAGCCTTGACAATAAACTTTTGGCAGCTGTAGCAATGCAAATCCCTTACCACGACTACGGAAGTTTAATCGTTATGGCTATCCCCAAACTAATTGGACAAAGCCACGAAAATGCTGAAAATCTTGCTATTGAGCAAATACAGAGGATAACCAAAGGCGATTTTACCGAAACATTTCTCGAAACCATTAAAAACGAATTTTACAGTGAAGAGCAACAGAAATTAGAGTCACTGCAAGAAAAATCACTTGCCTTAGCTTTTGCATTTACAAAAGGTTTAGATCTAAACACTATTTTTAATCGAGCTGAGATAATTAAAAAAATCACATCAGATGATGTCAAAAAAGTTGCATCTAAGTATTTCGGTGACAACTATTTAGTTTTACAATCAAAAATGGGAAAACCGCCTGTTGACAAGATAGACAAACCAGGATATAAGCCCATTATGTCAAACACACAGGAGGTGTCTGAATATCAAAAACATTTCAACACCATTAAACCAAAAGAGCTTGATTATAAGCCCATTGACTTTTTAAAGGATATTCAGGAGAGGGAAATTTATAAGAATTACAAAGTTTTCAGAACAGCAAATAACGTAAACGACATATTTACACTTCAGATTTTGTTTTGCGTAGGCACAGAAAAAATTAAAAGGCTTGATTTAGCTACTTCGTACATGAACCTCACTGGAACTAAAGAATTTGACTCAAATCAACTAAAACTTGAATTTGCAAAGCTTGGTGCCACATATACTTTCGATGTTAACGATAGTTACACGTCTATCAACGTAGTTGGAATAGAGAAAAATCTTCCAAAAGTCTTACAGCTACTCAATAAGCTAATTAACGAACCCATCGCCGATAACAGCAAAATATCAACAATATACGAAAACGAAAAAGCAAACAGAGAGATCGAGCACAAAGAACCAGATAATGTGGCCAACGCTCTGTTACACTACGCTTTATACAACAAAAAATCGAAATATATCGACAGAGACAAACTTAGCGATATTAAAAAACTAAAAGCAACTCACTTAATCGAGGTATTTAAATCAGCAACTCAATACGCAATTGAGATATTTTTCGCAGGAAATACCGATATTGGCGAACTCTGCGAGCATGCACGTAACAATCTCAATTTCAGTGAGAACCTAAAAGATACTGACTCCCCTATTTACAAGCCAACTGCGACCTATCCCGAAAACACGCTGTTTTTTACAAATAAGAAAAAGGCTAAACAGGCAAAGATATTTTTCACAACAAAATCTGAATTATCAAAACAAGAATATGCAATGCTCAACGCCTTCAATGTTTATATTGGTGGTGGATTTTCGGGTTTACTTGCACAGGAAATTCGCGAATACAGGAGCATGGCTTATGCTGTTGGTGGAAGTTTTAAAATACCAAAAAAACAGAACGACCCGGTGCATTTTACTGCATACGTGGGAACACAATCCGACAAGGCAAATGAAGCCATAGAGATTCTGAACTCAATAATTCGTGATATGCCACAAAAACCCGAACGCATCGAAATGATTAAAGAGTACCTAATTAGTAAGGCATTAACCGATAAACCAGATTTTAGAAACCTTATACCTGAAGTTAAAAAATGGAAAAATCAAGGGTATGAAACAGACCCATTTAACGAACTAACAGAATATTATAAAAATTTAACCTGGGATAAATTGTACGAATTTTACAATCGAATGTTAAAAAATAACAAATTTGCGATAGTTGTTGTTGGTGATAAATCAAGAATATCAATCAATCAACTTAATAAATATGGTAAAATTAAAGAGATTAGCGAAAATAAATTATTCACTAAATAA
- a CDS encoding carboxypeptidase-like regulatory domain-containing protein → MRIIAVLIFGTITFWGYSQETKIISGKIINQEGEGIPYSSIEFKSKKGGVACDNKGIYHWKIKNFTTKDTIIIRSMGYLSKEVPISIILDTSQSVILKRKIFELDEVVISSNTETYNKKVKIVGNNNKPKGGFGFISPGREIAIFIKDTSVVNRRIHSVSYFISNKVGIPTTPFRVRIYSVDKQTGLPSNDLLINQIVFTPKNSGWNSIQINDDITFPENGVFVSMEYIYTDEKYYAIDKWGTEYYGQYIGMSESKNRICRTFVKEFGLGWIKKSNSKYSDACIFIEVI, encoded by the coding sequence ATGAGGATAATTGCTGTTCTTATTTTCGGCACAATAACCTTTTGGGGTTATTCACAAGAAACTAAAATTATTAGTGGAAAAATTATAAATCAAGAAGGTGAAGGAATTCCGTACTCAAGCATTGAATTTAAATCAAAGAAGGGAGGTGTTGCTTGCGATAATAAAGGAATATACCATTGGAAAATAAAGAACTTTACTACAAAAGATACTATAATTATTAGATCAATGGGTTATCTTTCAAAAGAAGTCCCAATAAGTATAATTCTTGATACTTCCCAAAGTGTAATTTTAAAAAGAAAAATATTTGAACTTGATGAAGTTGTTATTAGCAGTAATACAGAAACTTATAATAAAAAAGTAAAAATAGTAGGGAACAATAATAAGCCTAAGGGGGGATTTGGCTTTATTTCTCCAGGGAGAGAAATTGCTATATTTATCAAAGACACAAGCGTAGTTAACAGACGAATACACTCTGTGTCATATTTTATAAGCAATAAAGTAGGAATACCTACCACACCATTTAGAGTTAGAATATATTCTGTAGATAAACAAACGGGATTACCTTCGAATGACTTGTTGATAAATCAAATAGTTTTTACTCCTAAAAATAGTGGTTGGAATAGCATTCAGATAAATGATGATATTACTTTTCCCGAAAATGGTGTATTTGTTTCAATGGAATATATTTATACAGATGAAAAATATTATGCAATCGACAAATGGGGAACAGAATACTATGGACAGTATATAGGAATGTCTGAAAGTAAAAATAGGATTTGCAGAACATTCGTTAAAGAATTTGGTTTAGGTTGGATAAAAAAGAGCAATTCAAAATATAGTGATGCTTGTATTTTTATAGAAGTAATCTAA
- a CDS encoding TonB family protein produces the protein MQQDNNKKIGFIGTVIFHVAAVIIMFLFGFVTPLPLPEEEGILINFGVDDAGSGDIETQFSPSVAMVETQPQVSNPVVETSDDNEKEILTQDYEETAAMEERKKKDRERKLEEERQEKIRKEQEAERVRQEEIERKRQAEERRKAEQQQKIAESTGKAFGIANTNSQSDGTGGGFGNQGDLRGSPDSRSYEGSGQGKQGISYSLAGRSPHGGQLPLPLYPNKEEGVVVIKVKVDKNGYVTEAVWESKGSTTTDRQLVEAATKAAKKTRFNQDENADLIQVGTITYRFSIK, from the coding sequence ATGCAACAAGATAACAACAAGAAGATTGGATTTATAGGTACTGTAATATTTCATGTTGCAGCTGTCATTATAATGTTTCTGTTTGGTTTTGTTACCCCACTGCCTCTGCCCGAAGAGGAGGGTATTTTGATAAATTTTGGTGTCGATGATGCTGGTAGCGGAGATATTGAAACTCAGTTTTCGCCTTCAGTTGCTATGGTTGAAACTCAGCCGCAAGTATCAAACCCTGTTGTAGAAACTTCCGATGACAATGAGAAAGAGATACTTACTCAAGATTACGAGGAAACCGCTGCGATGGAAGAAAGGAAGAAGAAAGATAGGGAACGAAAATTAGAAGAGGAGAGACAAGAAAAAATCAGAAAAGAACAAGAAGCCGAACGAGTACGACAAGAGGAGATTGAACGCAAAAGACAAGCAGAAGAACGTCGTAAGGCAGAGCAACAACAAAAAATAGCAGAAAGCACAGGAAAAGCATTTGGAATAGCCAACACCAACTCGCAAAGCGACGGAACGGGAGGCGGTTTTGGCAATCAAGGTGATTTAAGGGGATCACCGGATAGTCGTTCATACGAGGGTAGTGGGCAAGGTAAGCAAGGAATTAGCTACAGCCTTGCTGGAAGAAGCCCTCACGGAGGACAACTACCACTACCGCTTTATCCGAATAAAGAAGAGGGGGTTGTTGTAATAAAAGTCAAGGTTGATAAAAATGGCTATGTAACAGAAGCTGTGTGGGAATCCAAAGGTTCTACTACGACCGACAGACAACTTGTTGAAGCAGCTACTAAAGCTGCAAAGAAAACACGTTTTAATCAAGATGAAAACGCTGATTTAATACAGGTTGGAACAATTACTTATAGATTTAGTATCAAATAA
- the tsaD gene encoding tRNA (adenosine(37)-N6)-threonylcarbamoyltransferase complex transferase subunit TsaD, with product MSVIILGIESSCDETSASVVKDGYVISNYIANQTIHQKYGGVVPELASRAHQQNIIPVVDIALKEAGVELNQISAIAFTRGPGLLGALLVGTSFAKGLALSLDVPIIDVNHLQAHILVHFIKKDTPDFKMPKFPMLCLLVSGGHTQLVLVEDFLKMEIIGQTIDDAAGEAFDKCAKIMGLGYPGGPVIDKLAQTGDPTAFKFAKPRVNGLDFSFSGLKTSFLYFLRDRLQEDPNFIENNRESLCASLQKSIVDILIDKTKKAIKQTNVKSFGIAGGVSANSELRKAAHSLGKELKLDVYTPALSLTTDNAAMVAIAGYYKFLNNEFADHGLAPLARMPF from the coding sequence ATGTCAGTAATTATTTTGGGAATAGAGTCGTCATGTGATGAAACATCTGCATCGGTTGTAAAAGACGGCTATGTTATTTCAAATTACATAGCAAATCAAACAATACACCAAAAATATGGTGGAGTTGTACCCGAGCTGGCTTCAAGAGCACATCAGCAGAATATTATTCCAGTTGTTGATATAGCTTTAAAAGAGGCTGGGGTTGAATTAAATCAAATATCGGCTATTGCTTTTACGCGCGGTCCCGGACTGTTAGGAGCTTTGTTAGTGGGAACATCTTTTGCCAAAGGATTGGCTTTATCGTTAGATGTTCCAATAATTGATGTAAATCACTTACAAGCCCACATCTTAGTACATTTTATAAAAAAAGATACTCCCGATTTTAAAATGCCAAAGTTTCCAATGTTATGTTTGTTAGTCTCTGGCGGTCATACACAATTGGTGTTAGTTGAAGATTTTTTGAAAATGGAGATAATAGGGCAAACTATTGACGATGCTGCAGGAGAAGCTTTTGATAAATGCGCAAAAATAATGGGCCTTGGCTATCCCGGAGGTCCTGTTATCGACAAGTTGGCTCAAACAGGCGACCCAACTGCCTTTAAGTTTGCAAAACCAAGAGTTAACGGCTTGGATTTTAGTTTTAGTGGCTTAAAAACTTCGTTTCTATACTTTTTAAGAGACCGTTTACAAGAAGACCCCAATTTTATTGAAAACAACAGAGAAAGCCTTTGCGCTTCGTTACAAAAAAGTATTGTAGATATTCTGATAGACAAAACTAAAAAGGCAATAAAACAGACAAATGTCAAAAGTTTTGGCATTGCCGGAGGAGTATCAGCAAACAGCGAATTACGAAAAGCAGCTCACTCTCTTGGCAAAGAGTTAAAGTTAGATGTCTATACTCCTGCTCTCTCTCTGACAACCGATAATGCCGCAATGGTAGCTATTGCAGGATACTACAAGTTCCTGAACAACGAATTTGCCGACCATGGATTGGCTCCTTTGGCGAGAATGCCGTTTTGA
- a CDS encoding MotA/TolQ/ExbB proton channel family protein, whose protein sequence is MDTLIQDVPGAVAESQATEMTMSIWEMTLKGGVLMIPIFILSIIAVYIFFERYFAIRNASKEDPSFMERIKDYIHAGQIDYAINLCQHTDNTISRMLEKGINRIGRPLNDISTAIDNIANLEIAKLEKSLPALASVAGGAPMLGFLGTVTGMIRAFYDMANAGSNIDVQLLSSGIYTAMVTTVAGLIVGITAYFAYNALVARIERVVFRLQARAIEFMDLLNEPVN, encoded by the coding sequence ATCGACACACTTATTCAAGATGTTCCTGGTGCAGTTGCGGAAAGCCAAGCAACCGAGATGACTATGTCAATTTGGGAAATGACCCTCAAAGGGGGTGTTCTTATGATACCCATCTTTATTCTGTCCATTATAGCGGTTTATATCTTTTTTGAACGCTATTTTGCTATTAGAAATGCTTCGAAAGAAGATCCCTCTTTTATGGAAAGAATTAAAGATTATATTCATGCGGGACAAATTGATTACGCTATAAATCTTTGTCAACACACTGATAACACGATATCACGAATGCTTGAAAAGGGAATTAATCGCATAGGCAGACCTTTAAACGACATAAGTACAGCCATAGATAATATTGCAAACCTTGAAATAGCAAAATTAGAAAAAAGTTTACCAGCTCTGGCATCTGTAGCAGGTGGAGCACCAATGCTTGGTTTCTTAGGTACTGTTACTGGTATGATACGTGCATTTTACGACATGGCTAACGCAGGTAGCAATATAGACGTACAACTGTTGTCAAGTGGTATTTACACGGCAATGGTAACCACAGTTGCAGGTTTGATAGTTGGTATTACAGCCTATTTTGCATATAACGCTTTGGTAGCACGAATTGAGAGAGTTGTATTCCGGCTGCAAGCGCGTGCAATTGAATTTATGGATTTACTCAACGAACCAGTAAATTAA
- a CDS encoding biopolymer transporter ExbD: MAIKRRSKVSAEFSMSSMTDIVFLLLIFFMVTSTLIAPNALKLLLPQSNNQTQANKPITTVSITADLTYAVETQIVPFEQLESYIQLKVGPAASYTEPPTISLHADKSVAIEHVVKVMNIAKRNRYKLILATAPEN, encoded by the coding sequence ATGGCAATAAAAAGAAGAAGCAAAGTTAGTGCAGAATTCAGTATGTCATCAATGACAGACATTGTGTTTTTGTTACTTATATTTTTTATGGTAACAAGTACACTTATCGCGCCAAACGCATTAAAACTATTGCTACCTCAAAGTAACAATCAGACACAAGCAAATAAACCTATAACAACAGTATCCATAACTGCTGATTTAACATATGCTGTTGAGACACAGATTGTTCCATTTGAACAATTAGAGAGCTATATACAATTAAAAGTTGGACCAGCTGCCAGTTATACTGAACCTCCTACGATATCGCTACATGCCGACAAAAGCGTAGCTATTGAACATGTAGTAAAGGTTATGAATATTGCAAAACGAAATAGATATAAATTGATTTTGGCTACTGCTCCAGAAAATTAA
- a CDS encoding MBL fold metallo-hydrolase, protein MKLTVLVDNQASSNCKAEHGLSFYIEYNNKKIVFDAGQTDIATINAHKLGIDLNQTDLIVLSHGHYDHGNGLKYFPKNKPLLAHPDIFTKRYKRTNNQYIGLDLSETDIENSFKITRSSKPVKIEHQAWFMGEIPRITDFESISPKYILENGETDPIIDDTALTFNTNKGIVIITGCSHSGICNIVLKAKEFFPHNPIAAIVGGFHLSQIDERLEKTVKFFKQHHITKLYPSHCTHPRVICHLSTHFDVSWISSGDIIEF, encoded by the coding sequence ATGAAATTAACAGTTTTGGTCGATAATCAAGCAAGTTCTAACTGTAAAGCCGAACATGGACTATCATTCTACATTGAATACAATAACAAAAAGATTGTATTTGATGCCGGACAAACAGATATAGCAACAATTAACGCGCACAAATTAGGCATTGATTTGAACCAAACCGACTTAATTGTTTTAAGCCACGGACATTACGACCACGGAAACGGACTAAAATATTTTCCTAAAAACAAACCTCTTTTAGCTCACCCCGATATTTTTACTAAACGGTATAAACGCACTAACAATCAATATATTGGACTTGATTTGTCAGAAACTGATATAGAGAACAGCTTTAAGATTACCCGCTCATCAAAACCTGTTAAAATTGAACATCAAGCATGGTTTATGGGTGAAATTCCCCGAATAACCGACTTTGAATCCATATCGCCAAAATATATTTTAGAAAATGGCGAGACTGACCCAATAATAGATGATACCGCTCTGACGTTCAATACTAACAAAGGCATTGTTATTATTACAGGTTGCTCTCATAGTGGCATTTGCAATATTGTACTGAAAGCGAAAGAGTTTTTCCCCCATAACCCTATAGCAGCAATTGTAGGTGGATTTCATTTATCACAGATTGATGAACGTTTAGAAAAAACCGTCAAGTTTTTTAAGCAACATCATATCACAAAATTATACCCATCGCACTGCACACACCCGAGAGTGATATGTCACTTAAGCACTCATTTTGATGTCAGCTGGATAAGCAGTGGAGATATAATTGAATTTTAA